The Glycine soja cultivar W05 chromosome 15, ASM419377v2, whole genome shotgun sequence region atttcaccAAATTGaacagaaaatatattttaccctattttttttcctgaataaCTGTGTATTGGAGTCAACTTGATGTATGTATTGAATCCCACCCAAGCCACCTTATAACAGTACTTAATTTGATCTGCCTTCATTTTTCGGACATCAAGTTTTAGAGTAAACCtttgcaaattaaacaaaaatgttttattaatttgttcattttagctatttaatttaaattgaaaatcacaAACATGAACTCTACCACCTCCCCACACCCAATCATGTGATCTTTGAATTTTAAGCATAATATATGCATTTTATGTGGGCTGATCGTGATTATTTTTCTACTACATTTCAGTGGTACGCCTTTGAGTTTGTAGTGGTTTGCATCGGAAAATATGGTGACATACCCAAGATTCCAGAATTTGCATGCAACAAAGGCCCTGATGTGTTCAAGGGTAGGGTCATGCACACCCTTGATTACTGTAAACTTGACCAAGAGGCTGCTACTAAGCTTCTCGAGGGGAAGAAGGTTGTGGTGGTTGGTTTCAAAAAGTCAGGTATTGACTTAGCCATGGAGTGTGCCAAGGCAAACCAAGGTAACTATTCAatctaatttctttttctagcatatatattaataattaataattaaaataaatttaaaaaattagagagaaaaatgaagagaaacAATGAATTTGGTGTTTAGAAATGCACGAGACTTGGTCAGATAATGATCTCAGTTCCACCAGATAAAAGGTAacataaccaattaaaaaatggcGTACTTGACTCTTTGCAATTTATGTTCCAAAAATTGAAGCAAAATTTTAACATGATACATTTTAGATATTAAgtgttaagtaaataattattgatgaataaatatattttttgttcattatttGTAAAACTTATTATAATGTTGCCTGTGTTAACCGCCGAGGGAATTGtcataattgatttatttttaggataaaatatgtttcagattattataaaatttaaaaattattaattttttcttgataactttttttattaatttaacccctataaaattaaaacatatttttgttggtTCTTAATGATAACTccattatatgataatttgacaTGATTAAcagacttatatatataatttgattataaataaattaaaaaggttttaaCGACTAcccttaaaattataatttttcgtCACTTTCTATCCAATGTTTTTACACTTTATTATAAGATTAGGGGAAGATGAAACAATAAGGAGTTTTGATATTTGTTGAATGtgcttaaaaaagtaaaaaataaataaatttgttggtCAAGTAAAGAAATTATCTAACAAAGTTATCAATGAATActaacaaaaataagttttatttttataaagatcaaattaatataaattttttataacaataaaactaatactttttaaattttatagtactccaaaaatattttatcctatttttataatatgataatGAATGatctcatgataaaaaaaatattagtacatAATTAGTTGATTCAATTCAAATTACTTATATAAAATTCAAAGGTTTACAATAAATACTAAATGATAACTTATGAATCCTCAAAATTCAACTCTTTCAATCTCATGGGGGAGTCGGTTTAGTTAATTAGGATAAGAGATATAgatccatttttttataattcttattataatattttcatcGAAAAATCACTCAATTCTATACTTTCTTTTTTGAACAGACTCAATTCTATACTTTGGATCAACTTATTTactttggttttattttttaaaattcatcgtTAGGTCAGCTCAATCAACAACATAGTTACTTTACTTGACTCAGTTATATATGATATAAATCCTATAAATATTATGCGCTGTTAAAAACACATGACATATTAATTGTTTGTCCCATAACTCTGCCCATATGGGATACAAACTAATAAATTCTAACATCACTTTGGTTGTTCATCAACTCGTGGCGGCCTCTAGAACCTGTGAATTTTCTCTTGGTCTTGTTTTTCTGTTACAAATTAAACactttcttcttctattttcgagagtcaaataaatttatgtaGGGCATACTTTCTACTAAAAAATAAGGGAAAAAAAGTGTTCCGTACGAACAAGTGACGACTAGTGTACCCGTGCATggcctttattattattattattattattattattattattattattattattatgtagtgACTGCGTatacttgtaagttgtaacattGTAATGCGGTAAAATCCTGATCATAGCACACGAACTAACATAGATTTTTCTTGAAGCCATCCACAATTCTACCCGTACTTCGTACGAATTCTTGAAaccaaatttttataaatattttgttatttttaagggaattataattttttgttttataaatacttattgcatattttaattattatttttttaaagtaaattttgcaatcaaaatatttgaaatgaaatatttgatataaaaatattaaacatgtaCTTAATTATAATCTCATAAGGTATAATAGAAGGGcttatgtttaaaatttatgtagTTATGTGatgatttctttttatatatctgTCAAATAGTTAGATATACTTCCTAACTTTATATATGAACCTTTTTTTGTCGcgtttatttgatatttattgtTGCCTGAAAAAAGTTCTGTATTCCATATATCAGTTTTGACTTGAAAATGATGCATGCATTGAATGCGAGAAAAAGTGTCTCGAGcctgaaattcattttttagtagaggatttgatttttctaaaacaaacaaacatgtaaagtgataaaatgaaaagacagctgttcaaatattcataagagagaaaaattatgaattattagtataaatttttttatataattatttaatcataacttattatctataataaatttatttttttttaaaattatttattttaaaataatttaaacgatAATTTACAATtgaatgacaatataaaattatacatagacattaaattttatttataatataattctgTTAAATGAACAATAAATAAAACtggtacttttttattttatacatccATTTTAGCGAATATAACCTTCGAGATATCCTAAAAATGCATCAAACAATGACCAAATTGGGTTAATTATATGCAAGAAAGAAGTAGTACAGTAGATTGGAAgggtttgatttaatttaataaacatgtTCGAATTTGATATTCTTAAGTGGCCAGGGATGATAGAtatgatatttaaatattagGTTGTCTTAAAAAGAATTAGGAAGcattaccaaaataaaaaagaatcaggAAGATGTTTTGTAGACACTGGTTAGGGTGTTTATAATCGTagagagaaatatttttttatacaaaataacaataagaTATTATATAAACTACTCAAATCTCTCTATCattaggtcaattttagtgGATCATAAAGAaagaatgataaatataatagatggtataatgtaacaaaaaaataaaaattgtatcaATTAGGTATTTATAATGTCAAAAATTCGGAGTGATAAGAGATAAATTGAGAAGTTAAAAATAGTATCAATCAGGTATTTATAATGTCtgctttaaaaaaaaggtatttaTAATGtcgaataaaaaatttaacatataataaaataatgatcaaAAGGCAATCGAATACACTTATACatgttaaaattgttttaacatTGTCCTATATGGCTATATTTTGCTTTGAATTGGTTGTACTTATTGATAGCACACTATACTAGAAAAAATACTCgtgttttcttaaattaaattttaacttcaTAGCACTTGGTGTTTGAAGGACCTCAAGGGCAATCGTGCACCATGGTAGTAAGGACTCCGCATTGGATAGTTCCCCATTACAGGATTTGGGGATTACCATTTTCCATGTTCTACTCCACTAGATCTTCTCAATTCCTCCATGAAAGACCTAATCAAGGCGTACTCAAAGCCCTTTTGTGCCTCCTGTTATCTCCTGTGGTAAATTGGCATTCTTTACTAAATCGTATATTACAATTGTGAAGAAGGActtgtttgaataaatttctcaatagacatttataaaagaataaaccaaaaggataaaatgaatcaaTTAACTTACAAAGTTATTTAACTTATGCATATTTGCTTTTAGAGAAGTTAAATGATAACACTTCTATAAAAGTAtacaagttgattttaacttaagaAAGATGTTTAATTCATTTTGCGTACCTTCTTATTTCTTGTCTTATAAATACTTATTTGAGAAAGTTTATTCAATGAGGCGTTGAATGCCTTACTCCCAAGGCTATGTACGTGCATATATGTAATGGCTTTTAATTGTTACGTCCTTCAACAGAGAAGTGGAATTTCAAAGTTTATTGAGTCCTACCTACTTCGGAAACTCCCATTGGAAAAGTATGAGCTAAAACCAGAGCACCCCTTTGAGGAGGATTATGCATCCTGTCAAATGGCTATCGTGCCCGAAAATTTTTTCTCTGAGGCTGAtaaggggaaaattgtcttcaAAAGAGCATCAAATTGGTCCTTTTGGAGTGGGGGAATAGAATTTGAAGACAACTCTAAACTTGAGGCTGATGTTGTGGTCCTTGCAACAGGTTTTGATGGGAAGAAGAAGCTCAAAAGCATCTTACCACGTCCTTTTTGCAGCTTGTTAGATTATCCATCTGGTCTTATGCCTTTATATAGGTGAAGGActattttaacttttagttaTTACCTCTGGAacgtaaatataaaaaaaatttaactaagtTTCACAAGTAACAAAGttggttaatattatttaattcttgtgttgatatttgaaaaatattttttttttctaaagtgtcatttattgaaatttaatattaagaataaaaaaattgattagaaTTATAATCACAATtagttaaatgaaatttttgaaatgatatcattaaatagagttaaatagttaaaatttagttatatttagtcaattcttttattttatatttaagtgtTGAGGTAATGTTACTCAACCtcttacaaaaataattgagaCCCAATTGTTAGATCATAAACTTTTTTTCTATTGCAGGGGAACTATTCATCCGTTGATTCCAAATATGGCCTTTGTGGGTTATATTGAGAGTGTTTCAAATCTAGCCACTTCAGAAATACGATCCATGTGGCTCTCTGGACTATTAGATAAGAAATTTGAGCTCCCTAGTGTTGAGAAGATGCTTTCACAGACACTTCATGAGATGGATGTCATGAAAAGATCAACTAGGTTCTATAAAAGGCATTGCAATTCTACTCATAGCATCAACCATAATGATGAAATGTGTGAAGATATGGGTTGGAGTTCATGGAGGAAGAAGAACTGGATTACAGAGGGATTCAGCCCTTACAGTAGCGAAGACTAtaggaaaaaagattgagaattaaTATAATAACCATTCTATTTGTGTTCAAATTAATAGTCCTAAGATgtgtaagaaaaacaaaaaatgtcctgacaaataaagaaatattcaATGTGGTATCTGTTTTAAAGTTTGTAGAATTATTCTTCagaaagtaaatttaaaaatatgacgTTTTCACGGATAGACTTTAAAGAACATTCCTAAACATTGTTGATAGTAAAAAACATGACATTCTCATGTTTTCCATGCTACTTTTCCATTATTGGAAGTTACCATGTAATACAACTTGTAACTTCCTTCCCACTCCCTTTTTtaccttttaattattataatttgaattttgaaaaaatatttccaaaatattatattataaccaCATTTTTATTCATAGAGTTCTTTGAGTTGTAATAACGTATAACATATGTTGAAAAAAATGTCTCCTAAGCAATATGTTCAATACctccttaattaaaattatactacAAATTATGCCTTTAACATCGACTAGAAACAAGGTTATCAGACTTGCGATTTTACATAAACTCGTAGAGGTTCCATAAACTCGAatcgtaaactcgtaagagtttattcaattaaaaaaatattaatattcctatatataaaatattaaataaatatttcaatcctaaaataaatgaaaataataaactttttaacaataattcaataaactaaaGCCAAGTTGACTTGCTCTATTTAACTTATGACATAATTTTTGTTATAGTGTCCTACTGAAGAATACTAGAAATGATTGTTGTATTAAATGTAGGCACATTATTAGAATGTTGGAACATGAGAAGCACAGAAGTTGTGTGTATACTCCTCTTGTATATTGCATGTAACCTGATAGATCCTTCTTATGgttattagaaaaagaaaattcagaaaTTCAGATATTGTTTGCCAATCCATGCCAAAGGAGTTTCCAGCATAATCTATACTCATCATGGGTGAACAACACAACCACAAAACTTACACATGCATATGCTTATACATGCATAAACCTTGCACCATTAAATGTAATGATGACTCatttaacaaaaacaataaaagttcAAATGGTTTAAATGCAGATATTCTTTCGAAAACTACTAAACCTTCCAAGGTACACATGGCTTTAGGGAACAAGAAAACCATTAACAATGCAAAGAACCACCAAGTGAAAATAAtcattgaaaaatagaaaaattttgtaatagaatttcaaaaaattaatcaaacatAAGAAAGCTCACCCAAGAACTACACAAAGAACTAGATGATTTGGTCAAATAATCACAATAGCAGTGCAACAATATCTAAGGTCAACAAAGACCAGTGCACCATCTAAAGGATTAATCACATAAACAGAAGTACAGAACATAAAATTCAACTACTCATCTAAATTCAAACACAAGTACTAACATGAGAAATCTTACATATTAGTAACTCATTTTGTAATATACAATCAAGTA contains the following coding sequences:
- the LOC114386990 gene encoding putative flavin-containing monooxygenase 2 is translated as MLYRYNMHSVSKIAIIGAGVSGIAASKQLSHHNPLVFEASDSIGGVWRHCSYNSTKLQSHRRDYEFSDFPWPQRESSEFPTHLEILDYLHSYAEHFDVLKNIRFNSKVVEIRYVGDQEDLSSSFGGLPSDHRTPLPGHPVWEIGVQKNNQSDSIQWYAFEFVVVCIGKYGDIPKIPEFACNKGPDVFKGRVMHTLDYCKLDQEAATKLLEGKKVVVVGFKKSGIDLAMECAKANQGPQGQSCTMVVRTPHWIVPHYRIWRSGISKFIESYLLRKLPLEKYELKPEHPFEEDYASCQMAIVPENFFSEADKGKIVFKRASNWSFWSGGIEFEDNSKLEADVVVLATGFDGKKKLKSILPRPFCSLLDYPSGLMPLYRGTIHPLIPNMAFVGYIESVSNLATSEIRSMWLSGLLDKKFELPSVEKMLSQTLHEMDVMKRSTRFYKRHCNSTHSINHNDEMCEDMGWSSWRKKNWITEGFSPYSSEDYRKKD